Proteins encoded in a region of the Planococcus shixiaomingii genome:
- a CDS encoding CYTH domain-containing protein: protein MTKELEIEFKNMLTKKKYEELLSFFAFRPNDAKTQENYYFDTRDFQLKEKHCALRIRKKADRFECTLKIPAPVGNFEITDPLNAQQVQNILHAVSFDAKEVLLALQEEGIDWKELQPIGTLITHRIEFDYKGGLLVLDHSLYSGLEDYEVEYEVSDAAAGQQIFNQFLEEHAIPYHAADKKIARFMKAATSRS, encoded by the coding sequence ATGACAAAAGAACTTGAAATTGAATTTAAGAATATGCTGACGAAGAAAAAGTATGAAGAGCTTCTATCTTTTTTTGCTTTCCGGCCAAATGATGCCAAAACTCAAGAAAATTATTATTTCGATACACGTGATTTTCAGTTAAAAGAAAAGCACTGTGCCCTTCGAATCCGAAAAAAAGCGGACCGGTTTGAGTGTACGCTGAAAATTCCTGCTCCAGTAGGGAATTTTGAAATAACTGATCCATTGAATGCTCAGCAAGTGCAGAATATACTTCATGCTGTTTCGTTCGATGCCAAAGAGGTATTGTTAGCGCTCCAAGAAGAAGGCATTGATTGGAAAGAACTGCAGCCGATCGGCACATTGATCACTCATCGTATTGAGTTTGATTATAAAGGCGGTTTGCTCGTATTGGATCATTCTCTTTATAGTGGTTTGGAAGATTATGAAGTCGAGTATGAAGTTTCGGATGCTGCAGCCGGCCAGCAAATTTTCAATCAGTTTTTAGAAGAACACGCTATTCCTTATCATGCTGCAGATAAGAAAATTGCCCGCTTTATGAAAGCTGCCACATCCCGCTCATAA
- a CDS encoding GTP pyrophosphokinase → MGQWDRFLAPYKQAVDELKIKFKGMRRQFETENTNSPIEFVTGRVKPLASIYDKTLEKGIPFEPSEELAHELQDIAGLRMMCQFVGDIKTVVALLHQRNDLRIVEEKDYISNEKQSGYRSYHVIVEYPVQTINGEQLILAEIQIRTLAMNFWASIEHSLNYKYKGVFPDEIKLRLQRAAEAAFQLDEEMSKIRDEIQDAQAYFSEYKESPSTHFPTDREGEQTKR, encoded by the coding sequence ATGGGTCAGTGGGATCGTTTTTTAGCACCTTATAAGCAGGCTGTTGATGAGTTGAAAATTAAATTTAAAGGTATGCGGAGGCAATTTGAAACCGAGAATACCAATTCACCTATTGAATTTGTAACAGGCCGCGTAAAGCCGCTGGCGAGCATATATGATAAAACACTTGAAAAAGGCATTCCGTTCGAACCGTCGGAAGAACTTGCCCATGAACTTCAAGATATTGCTGGGCTTCGGATGATGTGCCAATTTGTGGGCGATATCAAAACCGTCGTAGCGCTTCTGCATCAACGCAATGATTTGCGGATAGTAGAAGAGAAGGATTACATTTCAAACGAGAAGCAAAGTGGATATCGTTCTTACCACGTCATCGTTGAATATCCGGTGCAGACGATCAACGGGGAACAGCTGATCCTGGCGGAAATCCAGATTCGTACACTTGCTATGAACTTTTGGGCTTCAATCGAGCATTCGCTCAACTACAAATACAAAGGCGTGTTTCCGGACGAGATTAAACTCCGCCTGCAGCGTGCTGCAGAAGCGGCATTTCAATTAGATGAGGAAATGTCAAAAATACGCGATGAAATCCAGGATGCCCAAGCATATTTCAGCGAATACAAAGAATCGCCTAGTACGCATTTTCCAACTGATAGGGAAGGGGAGCAAACAAAAAGATGA